TTAAGATATCTTTTCCTAAAAGGTGAACAACTTCTCCATTATTCCAGAATTTATCGAATAATTCAGCACTATTTTCATATCCAACAGCAGTTAGATAGTTTGTAAGAGCATCAAACCAAACATAAGTTATATGTCCAGGTGCAAACTCTATAGGGATTCCCCATTCAAATGTATTTCTAGAGATAGAAAGATCTTGTAATCCTTGCTTTATGAAAGATACAACTTCATTTTTTCTAGAGTGAGGAAGAATAAAATCAGGGTGTTTTTCAATATGATCAAGTAAAGCATCTTGATATTTTGACATTTTAAAGAAGTATGACTCCTCTTTAACTGTTCTTAACTCTTTTCCACAGTCAGGGCAGTGATTACCATTTACAATTTGATTTTCAGGAACGAAAGTTTCACAAGAAACACAGTACTTACCTTCGTATTCACCCTTATATATATCTCCTTTATCATGAACTGTTTTTAATATTTTTTTAACAGCATCTTTGTGTCTAGGCTCAGTTGTTCTGATAAAATCAGTATAGTTTATATCTAATGCTTTCCACATATCGATAAATCTAGGAGCCATAGAATCTGTCCAAGCTTGAGGAGTTAAGTCTCTCATTTTAGCTGCTTCCTCAACTTTTTGTCCGTGTTCATCAGTTCCTGTAAGGAAGAAAACATCGAATCCTTTAGATTTTTTATATCTAGCTAAAACATCAGCTGCGATAGTTGTATAGGCACTTCCAACATGTGGATCTCCATTAACGTAGTATATAGGTGTAGTTACATAAAAATTTTTACTCATCTATTAATCTCCTTTCAAATCATTATTTTCTTTTAGTTTTTTGTATTCAATTTTTGTTCAGCTATTTTATCCATTTCGAATAATGTAGTTTTAACTAATTCTAGATAGTCATCTAGATTAGCATCACTTGGAATAAAAATAGGTTCACCAATTACACAAACCATTTTAGAAAATGGTTTTGGCATTTGGAATTTATCCCAAGCTTTTTCAAAAATCCATTTATTGTTAAAAGCAACTCCAACAGGTACGAGAGCTTTTCCAGATTTTTGAGCAAGGTAAAGCATTCCAGGCTTAACTTCGTAGATAGGTCCTTTTGGTCCATCTAAAGGAGTTCCAGCACTATATCCAGCTTTAACAAGTTTGATAAGTTTTAAAACAGATTTTATCGAGTCTTTACCAGAAGACCCTCTAACCATAGTGAAGCCCATTTTTTCTAAAGGAACAGAGATTAGCTCTCCATCTTTAGAAGGACTTGCTAAAACGGCTTTTTTTTCTGAGAAGTTTAGGAGACCTAAAGATGCACCAACAAGTTTATTGTGCCAGAATCCACAAACATACCCTTCACCATCTATAAGTTTAGGACTTTTAATAACCTCTATTTTCATTGTTTTAGAAATAATTCTTAGTAGGTAGTAAAGCATTAAACCATATTTTTTATATTTGTTATTTTCCATTAAAAAACCACCTATAATCAAAGTATTTTCAAATAATTATAACATAAATTTAGAGTAAAAAAAAGCACCAATACTTATTGTATCGGTGCTTTAAATTGAGATTAGAATAATCCAGGGATGTTGATTCCACCAGTAACAGCAGACATCTCTTTTTCAGCTAACTCATCAGCTTGTCTCATAGCTTCAGTAACAGCAGAAAGAACTAAATCTTCTAACATCTCTTTATCTTCAACAGCATCTTTTATAGTCTCTTCAGATATTTTTATAGAAACGATATCTTTTTGTCCGTTAGCTCTAACTACAACAGCTCCACCACCAACAGAAGCCTCAACTTCTTTCTCTTTTAATGAATCTTGAACAGCAAGCATTTGTTGTTGCATAGCTTGAGCTTGTCTTAAAATATCAGATTGAGAGTTTCCTCCAGTAGTTTTTTGTCCTTTTATTTTTCTAACCAATTTAATCCCTCCTAGAACATATTATGTAATTGTTATGATTATATCATAATTTAGAGTAGATTTTCAACCAAAGATTTAAAAGCTTAAATATAAAATCGGTTTGAAAAAGATCTCTTCATTTTCTACAAAGCTTTTAAGATTCTTTGTATTGGTAAGGTTTTTTAAAGATAGAATTTTTT
The window above is part of the Cetobacterium sp. ZOR0034 genome. Proteins encoded here:
- a CDS encoding lysophospholipid acyltransferase family protein, with the translated sequence MENNKYKKYGLMLYYLLRIISKTMKIEVIKSPKLIDGEGYVCGFWHNKLVGASLGLLNFSEKKAVLASPSKDGELISVPLEKMGFTMVRGSSGKDSIKSVLKLIKLVKAGYSAGTPLDGPKGPIYEVKPGMLYLAQKSGKALVPVGVAFNNKWIFEKAWDKFQMPKPFSKMVCVIGEPIFIPSDANLDDYLELVKTTLFEMDKIAEQKLNTKN
- a CDS encoding YbaB/EbfC family nucleoid-associated protein, whose translation is MVRKIKGQKTTGGNSQSDILRQAQAMQQQMLAVQDSLKEKEVEASVGGGAVVVRANGQKDIVSIKISEETIKDAVEDKEMLEDLVLSAVTEAMRQADELAEKEMSAVTGGINIPGLF